The Polypterus senegalus isolate Bchr_013 chromosome 1, ASM1683550v1, whole genome shotgun sequence genomic sequence TACACCAACACCTGGTTTGgctttcttaaaatgttaatagaTGTGTTGGAGACAGCCTGAAATTTGCCACCAGACATCTTTATGATCCAATAACCATCCTCAGGATTTTCAGGAATTGATGTCTTCTTGCTGTGAGTATGTGAAACAACTCCCAAGGCCCATGAGCTCTTCTCACAAACATCTACTTCCCAGTTGGATTTTCCACTTGTTAATTTATCTTTTCCAATCACACAAGGCAATAAGCCTTCTTCTGTTGGGTATTGACCTTCTAGCTCACAAATGGAGTTTGGATGGATTGCCTTGGAATTTAAAGTAAACATAAACTctgtataaaaaaggaaaaaaggattgTAAGATTACAAAAGATACAATATGAGGAAGAAAATGACACTCTATTTGAGTCACAGTGAAATGGCTAACCTAGCGAGTCcaactgattttattttcttccacaaaTAGCTTTCTACTTGATACTGTGTGTGCTTAACCACTAACAGATTTACTATGTAATGGGAGATGGCACATATAACTACTGTACATAGCATCTCCTGGTGCTTCTTTCACCTTTGCTTTTACCCTTAATTTTAACCTTCTTTTGAGAACCTAGTCTTTTGTAAGGTCTGAGTACTTAATAGTGCTCATTGTGTAGCAGCATAAGAGTACTAACACgtcaaaaatgaaaagttttattaacagcagaaatgaacagaattggtgTTTTTGTTTCTGACTCTTATACAGCAAGCTGAGTATAATTAAGTCAAACTACATATGGTCCTTTAGCACTAGAAAAAGGTCACCAGTTGCTGGGCCTAGGATTCAAGTTTGACAATCCTGGCTTAAAAAGGGGATCAGAGTGACTGATGTAGATGGGTCTGATTTGACAAAGTGATAATAGGAGCTAAGCATGAGACAACAATTTATTATACTGACCTTTGTGGTAAATAATACTGCCAATATTAAATGTGGCCTTGTATAGCGTATTGTATGACATTACCATacaactgaaataaaacacaaaggcaaACAATAACTTCTTTTTGTCAAaagaacagtattttaaaaatctgcttaaaAAACAAGAACTGTAGTATATCACGAGAAATTTGGCAGAGCCATCATTCAGCTCCTGTAAAATGATGTGAAGTTGAAATTTGTCAGAGATTTGGAACAAGTGAGGCAGTGGTCAACAACACAGATAGAAGGTCAGGATCCTGAGCCGGGAAATTAAACAATCATAAGGAAAAATCAAACTGATGATCGAAGTCACTTAAGAAAGTAGAAGTAATTCCATTGAGTACTGACAAAGTGTGATAAGAGAAAACTTCAGAGTTCAAAAGAGTCAATGAATAAATGCTGACgttggtaaaaaaacaaaatgcttgtCTGTGTACATTCCCCCATccccaaaaaaaacatcatgtGGCTGATTTTAAGACACAGCATAAGCCAAGCACCACCTGAAAAAAGAAACAGCCATGTAGCACAGATGAGATGTAGTAAAAGCTATGGAAATGGGGGAGGCGGGGGAATCACTTGGCAGGTCACCCTATCTAAGAGGTGGCTTCTAGTCACATCTAAAGTTCATATATGTGAATACTGAAGAAGTAGAATCTTGAAGCAAATGCAGACCACTGCTCCTAAATATAATGTTAAGTTTCAAAACAATAATTAGTGCAAATGTCATTTTCAAAGAGTTTATTTTGGCCTTCCTCTGCCCCGTGCTGTTGAGGTAATGTCCTAGCTGCAGTAACCTCTTGCCGCCTGAGTGGGCACCTTTCCACAATGGGCAAGAGTATtgaaacatatatatttaaaaataatctgaaaatattaacacaaatatgtagtttttacaaatttaaattaaaaaagaaaaaaatattttgacaccCATGAATTCCATTATTGCTACTCCACTCATTCCACAACCTGTCCAATTAGTTTTGGATACAAAGCAGTAACCAACTCTGGGTGGGGTTTCAGCTCTTCACACAAAAATGGACACTTTGTCAACTTAGAGAAGCCAGTTAACCTATGTGGAGAAAAGTAATAGGGATTGAAAATCAACATTGAGCACGCCCAGACAATTTATCAggaccctggagctgtgaggtaggaATAGTAACTAAGTAACTACTGAATGTCCTGCCATAgtaaatcaaattattttattgcagCTTAACAGAATTGCTTGAAAAAATTCCACTAATGTCTCTGAATCTACTTGTGGATTTCTGAAAATTATctctcttttattaaaaaaattttggatgagaaagactagggagacgagacatgatcttcatgttaagatcacggaaaACACTTAAAAGATTCGCGagtgaaagagattggccacgtaGCGTCTCGCAGACACCTTAAacgtgagactttgtgccaagagattggcTCAGGactgtctcgcgatgacgtagaacatgagattcttgcaagacacgccctatttacaaccaatatcaaataagacaacgggcagcaaaacattcagtcatgtaaaggacTTGAGcagagcacacacagatccaggactctcagtgcatataaagcgtgtAAGGACAATAGATGAAAtgtcgacgactaagcgaagaacaAAGAGCAGCGTGgggaaaagagactcaaaagcgttggagagaaaaaatgcaaaaaagaataatctaggtgcaaattcagaaaataaggaaagtaataatcagcctagaacaagtggaattgaaaaaagcacatccaatcgggctctgaattaaaagacaaagagtaaaagacaaagtagaacttcataaagatattcacatgcagagcaggttagagattatgaaagtggtggaatttgaaaggctcaaaaaaatggTGCGACACAAATGCAGAGAacgttaaagaatatgaaagcaggaaaattggaaaatatcaaaaaaagaagtaaagatcgcagtagcgcaaacaaacggaaattattactcgaaaaaagtgaaaataatcaccacggaccagatgtcattgaaaaaaaagcaggacgaAGTGAGGAAAGGagatatatggacacaggtgatatgtcagaagtatgtaaatattgtaaggctttgaagtttaagtcagagtatttcaaaaacggggtttacctcacatacatttattggttactttgcaaaaataattattaactgctgatgatgtgatcattttgtctgtgctgaaattccaaacagagaaacctatcctgaattatggtaccaagtcattaaacacatgtctcactgacctcatttaaaagattcagcatgttgggactcaaatgattccaaatattgtttttaacgaagttctgaaataaaagtgattctaaagaaatagcaacaattcaaagaaaaaaaaatcttaaaagagtgtatccggaaaaccaatgTAATTagtcttaaaaatgtaaacattttcctttgtactatccttatatataatttaatagtatccgtatgtatggtgttcatgaCAATACCTCGTATCAATACAAGTTAGAagcatgcaatgggactctgcctctgtagtcagaacataacgtggcaaacgcagacacagtattgcatgattggttAAGAATGTTTGAAAGCTACAATGACCCTGCTGGATGGCCGATtgtagtaagtcggtgttggttcgagcagataacagtaagttcagttggtttttggaacgttggtttggttgGGCGTACTTTCCATGACTAACaccgtcgactgacttaaacccttcgccagctccggaaccgtaagtaatttagaatggaTCGCCATTTGCTTAgtacgtcaaaatctatctttgggcagttcggttttggcatccgtccttctgacatctattggcaaactgagtaatgtcagctgggtattaacaatggttaTTGTGTAAGTTTTAGGctatctcagatctaaaatgaccacaccaacCTAATTGTTACTCCGACTCAGAGTCATAAAATGTggcttgttttgaaaatttgtttgccggaaaaagtcaaatgaggtgcgccgaagagctgagttcacgtctcacatccccgtttaaacaggaagctcttcattacatcgggcgaattttaagcacaaatcagtgccatgataacaaaatcatttcaaggacttaaaaaaacaaataattatttgcagagaaagtatggatttcacaaacgtagaatttgtagcctaaTTCAATCGGGTTCCCAGTTGCTATTCTTTATATTTGAGCACCACCACTGTGCACACCtattacttttgaaattaaatcgaGTTGGCTGGTTacaagcatcaactggatgataacatccaaacaagactgcaagacaagcacattagtgagtcttcattgtgtgttaatttattttacatatactctgctgtttttttctaagactctgtgaaacgccttgagcatgggaaaggaaatatataaataaaatgtattattattattattaaacttgtgcttttattatatttttctcaaacaagtaaaaaaaaaaaacacttttcctcccgggcaacgctgggcaTTTCAGCTAGTAAAAGagataaaataatatattgtatatcaGTGAGACTGTGTTTGATTAAGAAGTACATAAACCACTattaatgtgaaaaattaaaaacaaatgttgaGTTAAATATCACATTCTTCAATTAATACTACTGTATGTTAcctgtttccttttttttgatGATCAGAGGTCCTTTGTCACGTGACCCTGGGCTAAAGACAGGATACAGTAGTCCAGGGTATTCAATTTGAAATGTATAAATGACTCTTTTTGACTCTGCATTGTAGAAAGACAGCTCATTACTTTTCTGGTAGACCCCCACTTTCTTGGGTCTTTCTTGTGGTTTTTCTTGTAGTTCTGTGACTGTGCTTGAGACAGCCTCGAACTGCTTCCCCCCACAAAGACGAATGATCCAGAATCCATTTCCAGGGCTCTCTGGTATAACTTTACTCATTTTGATTTCTTCCGTTGCCAGTCCAAGTGCCCAACTGCTCTTTTCTCCCACCTCCACCTCCCAATAGTGTCTTCCTTTCATTAACCAATCGCTGCCTGTGACACAGTACCACCTGTCTGGACCTTGTGTATTTCCTTTGAATCgtatttgtgatgcatcatcatCCAAAGAAAGCTCATGGTGTGCTGTGTCAGGGAACAGGACCATATCAACTGTAGAGAGCAGGCAGCAGAAGAAAGGAAATTAATGTCAAAGTGAGCCTTTTTCTGAAGTAGAGTGATCAATAAAGAATAGTTATCAAATGTATTtcacatttgtgccaaaatacccctatttaaaaaagaacaatttacCTTCATCTTTCTGTATCTTTTtccaaactgaaaaaatgaaaaaataatcagtATCATTGAAGTGAATAGCAGTTAGAGTAAACTGTCAGATAGATTTTCAGTTCTTACCTCTGTTTGGAATAAATCCACTTTCCTCTAGAGACAAAAAGAAAAGCGTGAATCAAATATATCAGTTTTaccttgtttacatttttaaaaaagcatttaccTCACTACATTATAACCTTATTTAATCTAACAAAAAGATGTGCTTGgtcttttcaccatttaaaagtATTTAGAGACTGCTAATTTAGAAAGCAAATTCTTAATTTTAGGTTTATCTTAAGGAATTATCTGCCCAAAAATTAGGACTTTGAAACTGTTACTTACACTTTGTTGTTTGTAGTGGTGGAAGTGACTAATTTTTAAGCTCATGTTTTCATCAAGAATGGAGAGGACAATGTTTCTAATATAATAGGCTTCAAAGCGGATCAGCTGAGACAAAggttgaacaacagcaaacattaAACCATTAAAGTAAAACTCTCAAATTTCTCATGTCACATGAACCTAATATCATGTATCCAGCTGTACACAAACAACGcaatgcccagggtttgtttcctgccttgcgtcctgtgttggctgggattggctccagcagatccctgtcaccctgtagttaggatatagtgggttgggtattGGATGGAAAATATAATTACTTAGAATCAATTCACACGGGCAATcatttgtgaatgtgtttataCAAACATTTGAGTTACTCTTtcatcagatttaaaaaaatgacagctataagaacaaaacagaaattagcTCCAAGCTGTATGACGCATACAATGGCATTAGAGTAATGCATATTTGTCAGTAATTCCATTTTTGAAAAGTttggtaaattaatggaaaaacATTTAATTGTCACAGAAAGTGCACTCCAGCATTCTGCTGTGTCATGCAcattcattcttctttttttctaacaATTTGAAGTGAAGCACAAAGGAATGTGGTATCATATGACAACTACAGTGTTCTGTCTGCAGGCTTCTGCACCTTTAAATCAAAAtcttaataaaacattttgttgacaaagatttcaaaatatacaataaacgcagcctaaccctaaccctaataagTCAATCACCTTGATTGTAATGCCAGTTGGCATCTCTAACTAAAGGCAGCCAACTAAAATATCAAGAGTGCTTTCTCAGGTCTCACAAGGTGTTTTATTGGCTCATTTTGTTCAGCTCAGTGTAACTGATGAGTTAACATTTGTTCTAAAGATGATCATTTTCTCCTGCATTCCAATTAATGTTCTATAGAAAGGCTTTTTTGAAATGTACAGCAAATTTGTACTGTAAATTCTCAGAACTCTGGTGTTATTCTTTACCTGGTCACAATCAGAACACAAAATGTTCTATTACTATGCAATATAGTAATAATATACTACATCAGAATAATAAATATTAAGTAATACTGTataattcattgagaacaaaatgacaTAACAACAGTCAATTGGAACCAAAATAACCAACCCATTGAGAgttggattcaacatcacaccaaaaagcaaagcaaaaactgaaatcatagGCTGATCCTAGCTGCATGAATTTAATCCCAGCGACTCATAATGGGACTCTGTAGTATGGATAGCCCCCACATGCCTGTAACAAACATATGCTGATAATGCCtaggcatgctcctgatgagatggcagatggtgtcctgggggatctacTTCCCCTctatcgctcagtttagatggccggccagctctaggaagagtcctggtagtttcgaacttcttccatttgcggatgatggaggccactgtgctcactggaaccttcaaagcagcaaaaagttttctgtaaccttcctcagatttgtgcctcgagacaatcctgtcttggaggtctacagacaattcctttgactttatgcttggtttgtgctctgacatgaactgtcaactgtgggaccttatatagacaggtgtgtgtctttctaaatcatgtccaatcaactgaatttaccacaggtggactccagttaagctgcagaaacatctcaaggatgttcaggggaaacaggatgaacctgagctcaatttggagcttcatggcaaaggctgtgaatacttatgtacatgtgctttctcagtttttttattttcaataaatttgcaaaaacctcaagtaaacttttttcacgttgtcattatggggtgttgtgtgtagaattctgaggaaaataatgaattttatccattttggaataaggctgtaacataacaaaatgtgtaaaaagtgatgcgctgtgaatattttccggatgcactgtatatatatatatatatatatatatatatatatatatatatatatatatatatatatatatatatatatatatatatatatatatatatagaagcaaAGGTTTgtaatacagtttgcatatttgtagttggagatccacaaagggagagaatgaatcgcgtatcataaagtaatttttattcctgagctttcagctcctGCCAGGCACCGTCATCATAGGATAATGATTAGACATGCAAGAATCAAagacaatatatagcaaaattaggtaTATGGGGGGAGTTTgcttgatagccaagattcagccagctctctggcacttttagtactggccgtaaatcttacttgtacattgtcccactTAAATGTATGTCCGgttgaatttgtgtgtgtataaatcagtgatcgtgagtccttcctTATGACAGTGTTTTGATGCTCCTGTATACATGTTGTGATTCTTTTTgacgtttgtcctatgtatatatatagttattattgttgtaacagtcggaaTTAtgacatgaaggcaggatttgGTAAGGGTGGTGGGGACGCGATCCATCTAACAAGATGTAGAACTCATCCTACAGAGCagattatacagtaaataaatgtagaTGAACCTGATGATAATTTGAAAAATGAGATGAAGGAGATGGAACACAAGgaaattacaaaagaaagatGAACTTACTGAATATTAATTACATTAGaattatttagttttataattGTAGCACAAAAAAGTGAAGGAATCATTCACAGACTGAAATGGAAGAAGTGATCAGgtcagatgcaggttgaagtagtttTATCAGTCACAgtaaacaaaacccttgggttataaTGCCCTTTATCTATCATTCTGCCACAATATACATTATTGGCTGCATTTCATGTATTTCTATAAGCAATTCAATGGTCTGCGAAAACCACGccatgcacagtgaggccagtcttatgtgACAATCTTTCTAGGCTTTGGCCAGCTGCTTTTACAGAATGTAATGCTGAAATATACAATGGCACTGAATGCTTAAAGGAGACTTCTCTGTGTTTTTTAAAGGATCTACTTTATTTAGTGCTGACTGAAGAACTGTGTTAtcgtcaacaagactatctaatGTGGATGGAAAAGTGgaagacagaaaaatatcagaaattaaacCAACAAGGAAAGAGGGGcagatatttttaatgtttgcaaaaaaatgtgattttccaTTTAATCGCAGGAAGATGCACTAAGACTGTaaaaagcactgctttatggCCAGAGAGGCCCAAATTAGTGTTGCCAACAAGATAACCCAGATGGGCATACCAGGTCAAATATGTGACCACCAATTAACATGCTGTACCAAGTCAAAGCAGTTGAGTAGGAATAGGAATTGATTTGTAAGTTCAGAAATTTGAATGTcagtgagaaattaaaataaaaacaactgtcTTGGAAAGTGAACATCACTAAGTTTTTTTAATTCAgccaaatcatttaaaaaaaatccatcgtTTTTTTGGAGGACAACAGAGACCACTAAGTAGGATAGAGTTTTAGAGCCAAACACTTGAAGGACAATGGGCATTTAATGGGTATTCTTTGGATTTTCTGCTCAGATGTAACAAAAATGGCTCATTCTGGGGTTATGTGGTTCCTCAAATGACCAGTTACTTAACAAAGAACAATTTTATTATGGGAATGGTTCTTTACAAATAAATTCAGTTCTTTGGGCGTTGTAAAGTTATCTATTATGTGgacaaagcagaaatatttaatgtatattaGGCTAATTATAATACTGAGAGggcaagaaaacctgaacttagtgtgtgctattagatagatagatagatagatagatagatagatagatagatagatagatagatagatagatagatagatagatagatagatagatagatagatagatagatagatatttgtcccaagggggaaactggcctttttttacAAAAGccctttaaattaataaatacataaatagttaatagataaacaaacaaacaaacaaatagataaataaataaatatacacacacacactatgagttaaacacacaccagaataacttctgacttggctgtcacagtcacagtgaggcattatgtagacgtattgctgttggtataaaggagccccatagcatttcttgacacacatctgttgaataatttgttggctaaatgTCCTCAGTGTtaaatgtgtcagagagagaaagtgcagcattgttcataatggcactcaggtttgttttaatcctctccttcactacaacctccagggggtccagacggagtctgcccttttaattagcttttcaatttgatgggcctctcttgaagtgatgttaccaccccagcacaccacagcatagaaaatctcaCTGGTCATCACTGAGTTAcaaaagatgtgaagaatgtcacttctgactttaaagaaacacagtctcctaaggacaAAAAGCCTGCTCTGTTTCTAATTTAGTTCCTCTgcgttccaagaccagtccaacttgtcattaatgtggacccccaagtggAACATCTCTATATCCACTCCTTAAATAATGACTGGAcacaggtgtggtgaaagtcaataaccagttccttggttttgctgatgttaagttgcagacaattctctttgcaccaagtaACAAATGTctcccctgactcctctcctctgtctcatctcctttatcaatgcACCCTGGAAGTgcggaatcatctgagaatttctgcaagttacATGTTACatggcctggtgttatatttgtagtctgagcTGTACAGATAGATACAGAGGTATTCAGTGAGAATCCTTTTAAAGTTATGAACCCAGTCTGATTACCTTTACCTTCTGAAAATGATTACCTTTATACTTATGCAGTTTGACTGTCTTATTAATCAGAAGAGTACAGAGGATATTTTTCTAGATACAGTACCTGAATCACGTATCTCAATTTCCTCACTGGAAATCGGATGCCACAATCcttctggaaattaaaaaaaaatacagaattgttGAAGTAtgagatgaaaatataaaaaagattaaaattaaagtAGCAAAGATGCCCTTACTTACTGTACAAGCAATAGTCCTTTAATTGTACTCCTGCCTTTCATAACTGCCTTCTCTTAACAGCTAAAACCTtccttatttctctgttattattTTGTGAGTTGTAGATGTTTTATTGGCATTTCTGCCATTCTTGttcttaattttctttcatttgttttccatatgagttgtaaatgttatatttttttttacaatttacaattttttGATAATTACATTATCAGTGATCTTAAGATATTCTCTAAGAATATATTTGATTTTCCTTTGAATATTGCTGCCTCCAAAACAATGTTTCTCATTGAGatgctgtcctttatttaaagtacaattgattattttgagttttgtaattgtaacattttataagaaatttgaaatgaaaatggtGGAAAAGATCAGGAGCATGCATGTTTTTATGGGAAACCTATCCCCTTTAACTGCACACTTTAATGAACTAAAGAACCCCATGATATAATCATATTTAGTTGGGCCATCAACCactattgattatttaatattaGGTATGGGAGCGCATTGATTAGATATGAATAGAGGATTTGTAACAGGCATTCAGCTCACGAAAGGATGTTCAACGAATTAGACTGAATGTCATTGATATTATACAGCATTAATATTCTCTTTCTTGATTAACTCTCCAATTTCTTATCATTCAACCAGGGTTCTGTCaatgttct encodes the following:
- the LOC120525097 gene encoding E3 ubiquitin-protein ligase TRIM39-like; this translates as MEAWEITAIFFISLSLILLIILGKCCCIRCRKNKEEEGLWHPISSEEIEIRDSEESGFIPNRVWKKIQKDEVDMVLFPDTAHHELSLDDDASQIRFKGNTQGPDRWYCVTGSDWLMKGRHYWEVEVGEKSSWALGLATEEIKMSKVIPESPGNGFWIIRLCGGKQFEAVSSTVTELQEKPQERPKKVGVYQKSNELSFYNAESKRVIYTFQIEYPGLLYPVFSPGSRDKGPLIIKKKETEFMFTLNSKAIHPNSICELEGQYPTEEGLLPCVIGKDKLTSGKSNWEVDVCEKSSWALGVVSHTHSKKTSIPENPEDGYWIIKMSGGKFQAVSNTSINILRKPNQVLVYLNFEDAELSFYDTEKKHLIYRFQLRSSLKVYPIFSPPDLRSRTK